In Megalopta genalis isolate 19385.01 chromosome 17, iyMegGena1_principal, whole genome shotgun sequence, a single genomic region encodes these proteins:
- the LOC143260735 gene encoding uncharacterized protein LOC143260735, whose product MEKRSDMVETRSTTSEEIDDILDQTVVNSAKEKWKDASGETTDALTEGRIKRMKVDQLKRELMKLNIKPIGKKEELRNILIKQLERNTAEKVSDSEEAESDVSDEDTYASSKDATRSARHKSKEWTRKQRATRGTLRNLSTLLEWNDVQMLLYAKRMLKSSTKQFVTYETGLTSWKILKKRLKHEFKTEVNSAIVHAQLAKRRRRQNERARQYIGALQEIASQGNVEDEALIEHIINGIQDEEMIKTMLYGAYKAKGLKCFNCNNFGHIAPNCSEGKKSKQSGAKVNSIPCNGGELRVSIDNVTCCALVDTGSEHIGGSARIHDMEVILGRDFLNRVELCINKGLITVKTAGDNKSESYIEHSETNKRDSNVDKDIIDLLSIDFIEKDELSAYTSYDDKLKTVVSNYKPAECVKTAVETKIVLRNQDPIYSRPRRLSPKEKDVRTNQGMVVPVEKESQKYTSFVTPSGQYEFAKTPFGLCNSPAVFLRFIQEVFKHLIACKVVLTYMDDLIVPDVNNEDAFQKLKRVEYLGYEIEDGFVYPSPAKIKTVQYFPTPSSRKQIQSFLGLTGYFRKFIRDYAKIARPLSDLRKDNVKFSFSIEQLKSFEMLKAALANKPTLRIYNPAAITELHTDASKDGYGAILLQKDVDEKHFHPVYFMSRKTSDAERNYHSYELEILAVIKAVQKFRVYLLGIKFKLFTDCDTLRKTLHKFNPSPKIARWALILEEFDYEVEHRPGSQLPHEDALSRYPVLIVEDTVLALVRKKQDENERIRVIKQVLRTEPYENYIIENSVLMKEINNKKVIVLPAMMVTEIIRKVHENGHFGIKKMTERIKDEYYIPNLEAKLEKWYRMVDRVQRSINSTYQRSIGMSPFELMFGTKMRQAEDIRILDIIQQEVVDNFDNERSELRINAKKNLLKIQEGNRRVYNKKRKAPTKYVVGDLVVIKKTQYDPGSKLKAKFLGPNRVSGVRRNDKYEVIRVGGSEGSRITTTAVDCMKPYDVNSSENEEYAGMAECRTPRAR is encoded by the exons ATGGAGAAAAGAAGCGATATGGTTGAAACGCGTAGTACAACGTCAGAAGAGATAGACGATATTCTCGACCAAACGGTGGTGAACTCCGCAAAAGAAAAGTGGAAAGACGCAAGCGGAGAAACGACCGATGCACTCACAGAAGGCAGAATAAAGAGAATGAAAGTGGATCAGCTGAAACGTGAATTAATGAAGTTAAACATAAAACCCATTGGTAAAAAAGAGGAATTGAGGAACatactaataaaacaattagAAAGGAACACAGCGGAAAAAGTTTCCGACAGCGAGGAGGCGGAAAGCGACGTTTCAGATGAAGATACCTATGCATCTAGCAAGGACGCGACGAGGTCAGCAAGACACAAAAGTAAAGAGTGGACACGCAAGCAACGTGCTACACGTGGC ACTTTGAGGAATTTGAGCACATTATTGGAATGGAACGATGTGCAGATGCTACTGTATGCTAAACGTATGCTGAAAAGTTCGACTAAACAGTTCGTAACGTACGAAACGGGTTTAACTTCATGGAAGATATTAAAGAAAAGATTAAAACATGAGTTTAAGACCGAAGTGAATAGTGCCATAGTTCACGCGCAGCTTGCAAAACGAAGAAGAAGACAAAACGAAAGAGCACGGCAATACATCGGTGCCCTGCAAGAAATAGCAAGCCAAGGAAACGTGGAGGACGAAGCACTAATAGAACACATCATCAACGGAATACAGGACGAAGAAATGATCAAAACAATGTTGTATGGTGCAT ACAAAGCAAAAGGACTAAAATGTTTTAATTGTAACAATTTCGGTCACATTGCACCAAATTGTTCCGAAGGAAAGAAATCGAAGCAAAGTGGGGCGAAGGTGAACTCTATACCATGTAACGGCGGCGAACTCAGAGTGAGCATTGACAATGTAACGTGTTGCGCATTAGTAGACACAGGTAGTGAA CATATTGGTGGTTCCGCGAGAATCCATGACATGGAAGTGATACTAGGACGTGATTTTTTAAATCGAGTGGAACTATGCATTAATAAGGGGCTGATAACGGTGAAAACAGCAGGCGACAATAAAAGTGAAAGCTATATCGAACACAGTGAAACGAATAAGAGAGACTCTAACGTAGATAAAGACATTATTGACTTATTATCAATAGATTTTatcgaaaaagacgagttaagTGCGTACACTTCCTACGACGATAAGTTAAAGACCGTAGTTTCAAACTATAAGCCCGCTGAGTGTGTGAAGACAGCAGTCGAGACCAAGATCGTATTACGAAACCAGGATCCCATCTACTCTCGTCCGAGACGATTATCGCCGAAAGAGAAGGACGTCCGAACGAATCAAGGAATGGTT GTACCAGTAGAAAAGGAAAGTCAGAAATATACGTCATTCGTGACTCCGAGCGGACAATACGAGTTCGCGAAAACCCCTTTTGGTCTTTGTAATAGTCCTGCAGTTTTTCTCAGATTTATACAAGAAGTTTTTAAACATCTAATCGCGTGTAAAGTTGTTCTCACATACATGGACGATCTGATCGTACCTGACGTTAATAATGAAGATGCATTTCAGAAGCTG AAACGCGTAGAATATCTCGGCTACGAAATAGAAGATGGATTCGTATATCCATCGCCAGCGAAAATTAAAACAGTACAATATTTTCCAACTCCCTCATCTAGGAAACAAATTCAGAGTTTTCTAGGACTCACAGGATACTTCCGAAAGTTTATTCGCGATTATGCCAAAATAGCCCGCCCTTTATCAGATTTAAGAAAGGACAACGTTAAATTTAGTTTCAGCATAGAACAGCTAAAATCGTTTGAAATGTTGAAAGCAGCGTTGGCTAATAAACCGACATTGCGAATTTATAATCCTGCGGCAATTACAGAATTGCATACCGACGCAAGTAAAGACGGATACGGTGCAATATTGTTGCAAAAAGACGTTGACGAGAAACATTTTCATCCAGTTTATTTCATGAGTAGGAAGACTTCGGATGCGGAGAGAAATTATCACTCCTATGAACTCGAAATTTTAGCTGTTATTAAAGCCGTACAAAAGTTTAGGGTATATTTATTAGGAATAAAGTTTAAATTATTTACCGACTGCGATACATTGCGTAAGACTCTGCACAAGTTCAATCCATCGCCAAAGATAGCGAGATGGGCATTAATTCTAGAAGAATTTGATTACGAAGTCGAGCACCGCCCAGGCTCACAGTTGCCTCATGAAGATGCGTTAAGTCGTTACCCAGTTTTAATAGTAGAAGATACTGTATTAGCGTTAGTGCGTAAGAAACAAGATGAAAATGAACGTATTCGTGTGATAAAGCAAGTGTTACGAACGGAACCTtacgaaaattatattatagaaaaCAGCGTGTTAATgaaagaaataaataacaaaaaagTTATCGTTCTACCAGCCATGATGGTTACAGAAATTATTAGAAAAGTACATgaaaatggacattttggaATAAAAAAGATGACGGAGCGAATAAAAGACGAGTATTACATACCTAATTTAGAAGCTAAGCTCGAGAA GTGGTATCGCATGGTAGACCGTGTACAGCGTAGCATAAATAGTACTTATCAGCGAAGTATCGGCATGTCCCCGTTTGAATTAATGTTCGGAACAAAAATGCGACAAGCGGAGGATATACGAATTTTGGATATAATACAGCAAGAAGTAGTGGATAATTTTGATAACGAACGTAGCGAGTTAaggatcaatgcgaagaagaacttgttaaaaatacaagaagggaATCGACGGGTGTACAATAAGAAACGTAAAGCGCCAACGAAGTATGTGGTAGGCGATTTAGTCGTAATTAAAAAGACTCAATACGATCCTGGCTCTAAATTGAAAGCGAAATTTCTCGGACCAAATCGAGTGTCCGGAGTCAGACGTAATGATAAGTACGAGGTCATCCGTGTAGGAGGCAGCGAAGGGTCTCGTATCACCACAACTGCGGTTGACTGTATGAAGCCGTATGATGTGAACTCTTCGGAGAACGAAGAGTATGCAGGAATGGCCGAGTGTAGGACGCCGAGAGCGCGATGA